A region from the Hydrogenimonas sp. genome encodes:
- a CDS encoding calcium-dependent protease precursor: MRLFIYGLAVSVAILFQGCVEDSSSQSVTQRSVAPYGSNPLYYQQWYFHKDDNFYAAYSIDPDANIHPWPTTEYAGRGVKIAIIDDALDIYHEDIKDGVIATYDAESGTSNVLPRNGEENHGTEVTGVAAATSNSLGISGIAPGAQIYFIRIPFNSSLTESMIIDAFQKAKDWGADVINCSWGSGDVSAPVAAAIRDVAINGRGGKGTIVVFAAGNGGDDGVGDPIGNDESGIEEVIAVGATNIFNERTRYSNYGPELDIMAPGGEYMGIATLDRTGSAGDDPGNYLTYNANNAFGGTSASAPIVTGVSALLLEADSNLTREQLVNLLESYADKIDFAQCSYDVNGHSDYCGYGKVNVLRVIQAL; the protein is encoded by the coding sequence ATGAGACTCTTTATCTATGGCCTGGCCGTCTCGGTCGCAATACTTTTTCAGGGGTGCGTGGAAGATAGCAGCAGTCAGAGTGTTACCCAAAGGAGCGTGGCACCATACGGGTCGAACCCGCTCTACTACCAACAGTGGTACTTTCACAAAGATGACAACTTCTATGCCGCATACAGTATAGACCCGGATGCCAATATCCACCCCTGGCCCACAACGGAGTATGCGGGCAGGGGTGTAAAAATCGCAATTATTGATGATGCTCTGGATATCTATCATGAAGATATAAAAGATGGTGTCATTGCAACCTACGATGCCGAAAGCGGGACATCCAATGTCCTTCCCAGAAACGGTGAAGAGAACCACGGCACAGAAGTTACGGGAGTTGCTGCAGCAACCAGCAACTCTCTCGGAATATCTGGAATAGCGCCTGGGGCCCAGATATATTTTATACGTATACCTTTCAACTCCTCACTGACCGAGAGTATGATAATAGATGCGTTTCAGAAGGCAAAAGATTGGGGGGCGGATGTGATCAACTGCAGCTGGGGCAGCGGTGATGTCAGCGCTCCCGTAGCGGCCGCCATAAGAGATGTGGCAATTAACGGCAGAGGCGGAAAGGGGACGATAGTGGTCTTTGCTGCCGGGAACGGCGGAGATGACGGGGTAGGAGATCCTATAGGAAACGATGAGTCAGGTATTGAGGAAGTGATAGCCGTCGGAGCCACAAATATATTCAATGAGAGAACCAGATACAGCAATTACGGCCCTGAGCTCGACATCATGGCTCCCGGAGGAGAGTATATGGGTATAGCTACACTTGACCGAACGGGCTCTGCCGGAGATGATCCCGGTAACTACCTTACCTACAATGCGAACAACGCGTTTGGAGGTACTTCCGCTTCGGCACCCATCGTCACCGGTGTATCCGCACTTCTGCTGGAAGCCGACTCCAACCTTACTAGAGAACAGCTGGTCAATCTGCTGGAGAGCTATGCCGACAAGATAGATTTTGCACAATGCAGTTATGATGTCAACGGCCACAGTGACTATTGCGGTTACGGCAAGGTAAATGTACTGAGGGTGATTCAGGCCCTTTAA
- a CDS encoding endonuclease III, protein MVNSYELLEALFRLELPVRERDPWWWPNSGSYEVVIGALLTQNTRWQKVEEALKNLGSLGALTIEGVAQIDEELLREAIKPAGFYNTKAGRLKLLNQAIGDKFGDFETFQAEVDRGWLLRKKGIGEESADAILNYACYREAMVVDSYTAALLRSLGYEFEDYRGLQAWMIEGLKDNDIKVRRLFPTEPKAQIYALFHGMVVEYCKRFKRGKTVDLSALEL, encoded by the coding sequence ATGGTGAACAGCTATGAACTTCTCGAAGCTCTTTTCAGGCTGGAGCTTCCGGTCAGAGAGCGCGACCCGTGGTGGTGGCCCAACAGCGGCAGCTACGAAGTGGTCATAGGTGCGCTGCTTACCCAGAATACCAGGTGGCAGAAAGTGGAAGAGGCTCTGAAAAACCTCGGGAGTCTCGGTGCGCTGACTATCGAAGGGGTGGCGCAGATCGACGAAGAGCTGCTTCGTGAAGCCATAAAGCCTGCGGGCTTCTACAACACGAAGGCCGGGCGTCTGAAGCTGCTGAACCAGGCCATCGGCGACAAGTTCGGAGATTTCGAAACCTTTCAGGCCGAAGTCGACAGGGGGTGGCTTCTTCGGAAGAAGGGGATCGGCGAAGAGAGCGCCGATGCCATATTGAACTACGCCTGCTACCGCGAAGCGATGGTGGTAGACAGTTACACAGCCGCACTATTGCGCTCTTTGGGGTACGAGTTCGAGGATTACAGGGGTCTGCAGGCGTGGATGATAGAGGGGTTGAAAGATAACGATATAAAGGTCAGAAGACTCTTTCCCACAGAGCCTAAAGCTCAGATCTACGCCCTCTTTCACGGCATGGTAGTGGAGTACTGCAAACGGTTCAAGCGCGGCAAAACGGTCGATCTCTCCGCTCTTGAGCTCTAG
- a CDS encoding dihydrofolate synthase, translating into MDLNDFLRSKPLYYDKIDLSRMPGAYALVERYLNPGRVVHIIGTNGKGSTGRILAELLRSRGYRVGHYTSPHISRFNERIWIEGDDISDDDLQTAHEKLAKRLPKSVADSLSYFEYTTLLALTAFENLDYTVLEAGLGGEFDATSVVPKELSVVTPIGLDHQAFLGDTVEEIAATKLRSIGRRAVVSAQPFKESLDIACRIAASKGSELYFAEDMLDSETKDRVADLCRGRGWPPFMAQNAATALAAASLLTGEECDLSVIGQVRIRGRFERVAENIILDVGHNALGARAVADALDSLKPVLVYNALADKDVDEILGILAPHISRLELIEIEGARAMEPGKIVEAAEKLDIEVDEFRGVDEKSLYLVFGSFYVAEAFLKRL; encoded by the coding sequence ATGGATCTGAACGACTTTCTACGGAGCAAACCGCTCTACTACGACAAGATAGATCTGAGCCGTATGCCGGGAGCGTACGCGCTGGTGGAGAGATATTTGAATCCCGGCCGGGTGGTCCATATCATAGGTACAAACGGCAAAGGGAGTACCGGGCGGATATTGGCGGAACTTTTGAGGAGCCGCGGCTACAGGGTCGGCCACTACACATCTCCGCATATAAGCCGCTTCAACGAGAGAATATGGATAGAGGGCGACGACATATCCGACGACGATCTTCAAACGGCCCACGAAAAGCTTGCCAAGAGGCTTCCGAAGAGTGTTGCGGACTCCCTGAGCTACTTCGAGTATACTACACTCCTGGCGCTCACCGCTTTTGAAAACCTCGACTATACTGTTCTGGAAGCCGGGCTGGGCGGAGAGTTCGACGCCACCTCCGTAGTCCCGAAGGAGTTGAGCGTAGTGACCCCCATAGGGCTAGACCATCAGGCGTTTCTCGGGGATACCGTCGAAGAGATAGCGGCCACCAAACTCAGAAGCATCGGCAGGAGGGCGGTAGTATCAGCCCAGCCATTCAAAGAGAGCCTGGATATAGCTTGCCGTATAGCGGCTTCGAAAGGGAGTGAGCTCTACTTTGCCGAAGATATGCTGGACTCGGAAACGAAGGATAGGGTAGCCGATCTATGCCGCGGCAGGGGGTGGCCCCCTTTTATGGCGCAGAATGCCGCAACCGCTCTTGCCGCAGCCTCCCTGCTCACGGGAGAGGAGTGCGATCTCTCTGTGATCGGGCAGGTGAGAATAAGAGGGCGCTTTGAGAGAGTAGCCGAAAATATAATTCTCGACGTGGGTCACAACGCGCTCGGTGCCCGTGCTGTCGCCGACGCACTCGACTCTCTCAAACCTGTTCTGGTATATAATGCGCTGGCGGACAAGGATGTAGATGAGATTCTTGGTATACTTGCCCCGCATATTTCGAGGCTGGAGCTCATAGAGATAGAGGGTGCAAGAGCGATGGAGCCCGGAAAGATCGTAGAAGCAGCCGAAAAGCTCGATATTGAGGTCGATGAGTTCAGAGGGGTAGATGAAAAGAGCCTATATCTTGTATTCGGTTCGTTCTATGTCGCCGAAGCCTTTTTGAAGCGGTTATGA
- a CDS encoding phosphoesterase family protein gives MNIKIGFIGDIVGRPGRRMVRQFLSSLRSEEELDFVIANYENASHGFGLTEKNARELFGAGIDMMTGGNHTWDKREIKGLLETMPLLRPANYPDGVPGRGVEIFEVCGERLAVVNIMGHFAMPMVDNPFIVASRIVDTLEAQGVKSIVVDIHAEATSEKRALLMMLRERVSAVIGTHTHVGTDDLVIDRGCAYVSDVGLTGCRDNVIGMDAKVPIERFLTGLPGRFEVPDKCRSILQMVVMELENGRAVEAYKVKVYSEGEKETALRARIEE, from the coding sequence ATGAACATTAAGATAGGCTTTATAGGTGACATAGTGGGTCGTCCCGGGCGGAGGATGGTTCGGCAGTTTCTCTCTTCGCTAAGAAGCGAGGAGGAGCTCGATTTTGTCATCGCCAACTATGAAAACGCCAGTCACGGGTTCGGTCTTACCGAGAAGAATGCGCGTGAGCTCTTCGGGGCCGGTATCGATATGATGACAGGCGGGAACCATACCTGGGACAAGAGAGAGATAAAAGGGTTGCTCGAGACGATGCCTCTGCTTCGGCCCGCCAACTATCCGGATGGGGTTCCGGGCAGGGGTGTGGAGATCTTCGAGGTGTGCGGCGAGCGGCTTGCCGTCGTCAACATCATGGGCCACTTCGCAATGCCTATGGTCGACAACCCCTTTATCGTCGCCAGCCGTATTGTAGATACGCTGGAGGCGCAGGGCGTAAAGAGTATAGTTGTGGATATACATGCTGAAGCGACCAGTGAGAAGCGGGCTCTCCTGATGATGCTTCGAGAAAGGGTTAGTGCCGTCATCGGTACACACACCCATGTGGGCACTGACGACCTGGTCATAGACAGAGGCTGCGCATATGTGAGCGACGTAGGGCTTACAGGCTGCCGCGACAATGTTATAGGGATGGATGCGAAGGTTCCCATAGAGCGGTTCCTTACCGGTCTTCCAGGGCGTTTCGAGGTGCCGGACAAGTGCAGGTCGATTTTGCAGATGGTCGTTATGGAGCTTGAAAACGGGCGCGCCGTGGAGGCCTACAAGGTGAAGGTCTACAGTGAAGGCGAGAAGGAGACGGCGCTCAGGGCGCGGATAGAGGAGTGA
- a CDS encoding putative lipoprotein — MIRLLLCALLTLWVGGCALKKPSSPAVSENIAPFLKGAPPPLGEKEKSRLYADFLQKRYTPWLLNEVNATAETASWAVRHYGKKELYGENRLPLQKERWRRWIENADYSSLNSLKRRAVTVYPCSLRLFPTDRPIFYDPSLDGEGYPFDYNQNSAVKAFTPLIVSHMSRDGGWAFVQTPFALGWLKMRDIAFVTQEQTGRVMKMPMVTVLKEGAPIYDGKQNFLFYAKTATIFPLLGEEDGFYRILVPKKRERSLKLEESLLPISWAVRMPVSMSASNIGSIAKRLLGEPYGWGGVAMDRDCSAMTRDFFAPFGIWLPRNSKKQAEVGEVTELKGLPEKEKERLIIEKGVPFRTLLHLPGHIMLYVGSVGEKVYVMHNIWGVKMREDRRYIIGRAVISTLYLGKDLPDVDPEALLIRRVDSMNRVAP; from the coding sequence ATGATACGGCTGCTTCTTTGCGCACTGCTGACACTCTGGGTCGGCGGGTGCGCTCTGAAAAAGCCCTCATCTCCCGCCGTTTCCGAAAATATCGCCCCGTTTCTGAAGGGTGCTCCCCCTCCCTTGGGCGAAAAAGAGAAGTCGCGGCTCTATGCGGACTTTTTACAAAAACGCTATACACCCTGGCTGCTGAATGAGGTCAACGCCACCGCAGAAACGGCATCCTGGGCCGTGCGACACTACGGAAAAAAGGAGCTCTACGGCGAAAACCGTCTGCCGCTTCAGAAAGAGCGCTGGCGAAGGTGGATCGAAAACGCGGACTACTCTTCGCTCAACTCCCTGAAGCGCCGTGCCGTTACCGTATACCCCTGCTCCCTGCGCCTCTTTCCGACCGACCGCCCCATCTTCTACGACCCCTCCCTGGACGGTGAGGGGTACCCGTTCGACTACAACCAGAACAGTGCGGTAAAGGCATTTACCCCTCTCATCGTCTCGCACATGAGCCGCGACGGCGGCTGGGCCTTCGTTCAGACACCCTTCGCCCTCGGATGGCTCAAGATGAGAGATATAGCCTTTGTTACACAGGAGCAGACGGGGCGTGTAATGAAGATGCCTATGGTTACCGTTTTGAAAGAGGGGGCGCCGATATATGACGGAAAACAGAACTTCCTCTTCTACGCCAAAACGGCGACCATCTTTCCGCTGCTTGGGGAAGAAGATGGCTTCTACCGTATTCTGGTGCCCAAAAAGAGAGAGCGGAGCCTGAAGCTCGAAGAGAGCCTGCTCCCTATCTCATGGGCTGTGCGGATGCCCGTTTCGATGAGTGCGTCCAACATAGGATCGATCGCAAAGAGACTCCTGGGTGAGCCCTACGGGTGGGGAGGAGTAGCGATGGACAGGGACTGCTCCGCGATGACGCGCGACTTTTTCGCACCGTTCGGTATCTGGCTTCCGAGAAACTCCAAAAAGCAGGCAGAAGTCGGAGAGGTCACGGAGCTGAAGGGGTTGCCGGAGAAAGAGAAGGAGCGGCTCATCATCGAGAAAGGGGTACCGTTCAGAACGCTTCTGCACCTACCGGGGCATATTATGCTCTATGTCGGCTCTGTAGGAGAAAAGGTCTATGTGATGCACAACATATGGGGGGTTAAGATGAGAGAGGATAGACGCTACATAATCGGAAGGGCCGTCATAAGCACCCTCTATCTGGGCAAAGATCTGCCGGATGTCGACCCGGAGGCCCTGCTGATACGCAGAGTCGATTCGATGAATAGGGTAGCTCCCTAG
- a CDS encoding phosphohistidine phosphatase SixA has translation MRELFLVRHAKSSWDDPALSDFDRPLNSRGKEDAPLMGEYLKELGIKPDLIISSPAKRAKKTAKIIACKLGYPEDNIEWEESIYEASPQTLLYLVCNLPESAKRVMLIGHNPGFTTLANILGDITIENIPTAGVVGIAFDTAKWSDACRMQGHTVVFEYPKRVRSG, from the coding sequence ATGAGAGAACTGTTTCTGGTGCGTCACGCGAAATCGAGCTGGGACGATCCAGCTCTCAGCGACTTCGATCGCCCGCTCAACAGCCGTGGCAAAGAGGATGCGCCCCTTATGGGTGAATACCTGAAAGAGCTGGGGATAAAGCCCGACCTGATCATCTCTTCGCCGGCAAAACGGGCCAAAAAGACGGCGAAGATTATAGCCTGCAAACTCGGCTACCCGGAAGATAACATAGAGTGGGAAGAGAGCATCTACGAAGCCTCGCCGCAGACACTTTTGTATCTGGTGTGCAACCTTCCGGAGAGTGCCAAACGGGTTATGCTGATAGGCCACAACCCGGGATTCACGACGCTGGCGAATATTTTGGGCGACATCACGATCGAGAACATTCCGACGGCGGGTGTAGTCGGAATAGCGTTCGATACGGCGAAATGGAGTGATGCTTGCAGGATGCAGGGGCATACTGTTGTTTTTGAGTATCCGAAGAGAGTGAGAAGTGGGTAG
- a CDS encoding transcription-repair coupling factor, with the protein MGFEASLYDYFQSGERPQIIVCENDKDARTAATVAKLHGIGSTVLPDFRAVYGEDLRSWRDELFELNSALRRYYGSGAESLLIAPLRTLLYPLPGPELLKSMRLSFAQEIDPEELKERLYLWGYSFVDVVETKGEVSIRGDIIDIFSPGSEKPWRISLFDTEIESIRRFEVESQKSSREDELEEVEIAPALFSLTKEQFDSLSARIEKSGSDVFVKDAASLGLWYLEDMACDLMEGKEGIFAGDISEEVAFAYEDAKKALPKERFDLPTLPPAQKSRVIEPINVDTLTENYPERKLVIIASSEALVRRSPIKEMARAEIVRDDGIVNLLTPEKIIVSLNKPFRKRAVKRPTILLDDLKPGDYVVHENYGVGIFKGIEPHQVLGAVRDFVHIAYQNDDTLLLPVENLDMIDRYIAEGGSLPVLDRLGKGSFGRLKAKVKERLFAIASEIINMSAKRMLIEGAVIDTEVPEIVEFQRAAGFEYTPDQTKAVEEIFADLSSGRVMDRLLSGDVGFGKTEVAMNAILAVVKSGYQCAFVVPTTLLSAQHFKSVSERLKPFGLRIAKLDRFTSAKEKRQILQELESGDLDLVIGTHALLGAKFKRLGFVIIDEEHKFGVKQKEALKQMSADVHLLSMSATPIPRSLNMALSKIKGYSELRTPPTERKGVRTFVKSFDETVVKEAVMRELRRGGQLFYVYNSIAGIESKKDELLEILPDLRIAVLHSKITAAQTEKEMLRFEAGEYDLLLSTSIIESGIHMPRVNTMIVDGADRFGMADLHQLRGRVGRGKVEGYCYFLVENKDALTDQAKRRLIALESNSFLGSGAVLAYHDLEIRGGGNLIGESQSGHIKQIGYALYLRMLEDAIRVLSSEAAPERKSVDIKLSITAYISEELVPHERVRLELYRRLSGLSDTHDVVEIEQEIEDRFGRPDLPTRQFLDLVTIKILAAKRGVERISNYNENITVQYNEENKTLLKARSRDDDDLISTVLEYLRSNRK; encoded by the coding sequence ATGGGGTTTGAAGCCTCACTGTATGACTACTTTCAAAGCGGCGAAAGGCCGCAGATAATCGTTTGCGAAAACGACAAAGATGCGCGAACCGCGGCGACGGTCGCGAAACTTCACGGTATCGGTTCCACGGTACTTCCGGACTTCAGGGCGGTCTACGGAGAAGATCTGCGCAGCTGGCGCGATGAGCTCTTCGAGTTAAACAGCGCCCTGAGACGCTACTACGGCTCCGGAGCGGAGAGCCTCCTGATAGCGCCGCTGCGCACACTGCTCTACCCGCTGCCGGGACCTGAGCTCTTGAAGAGCATGAGACTCTCCTTCGCACAGGAGATAGACCCGGAGGAGCTCAAGGAGCGGCTCTACCTGTGGGGCTACAGCTTCGTGGATGTGGTGGAGACGAAAGGGGAGGTCTCTATACGGGGGGATATTATCGATATCTTCTCTCCCGGAAGTGAAAAGCCGTGGCGAATCAGCCTCTTCGATACCGAGATAGAGAGTATAAGAAGATTCGAAGTTGAGAGCCAGAAGTCCAGCCGGGAGGATGAGCTGGAGGAGGTGGAGATAGCACCTGCGCTCTTCTCCCTGACAAAAGAGCAGTTCGACTCGCTCTCCGCACGAATAGAGAAGAGCGGGAGTGACGTCTTTGTAAAAGATGCCGCATCTTTGGGACTCTGGTATCTTGAAGATATGGCCTGCGACCTCATGGAAGGAAAAGAGGGGATCTTTGCCGGTGATATCTCCGAAGAGGTGGCGTTCGCCTACGAAGATGCGAAAAAGGCGCTTCCCAAAGAGCGTTTCGACCTGCCGACGCTACCTCCCGCGCAGAAGAGCAGAGTGATAGAGCCGATCAATGTCGATACTCTTACGGAGAACTACCCGGAGCGGAAGCTGGTCATCATCGCCTCCTCCGAAGCTCTCGTCAGGCGGAGTCCGATAAAGGAGATGGCGAGAGCGGAGATCGTAAGAGATGATGGAATAGTAAACCTTTTGACTCCCGAAAAGATCATCGTATCTCTGAACAAGCCGTTCAGAAAGCGGGCGGTGAAGCGTCCGACGATACTGCTCGACGATCTTAAGCCCGGCGACTACGTCGTACATGAGAACTACGGTGTCGGAATCTTCAAAGGGATAGAGCCGCATCAGGTTCTGGGAGCGGTACGCGACTTCGTGCATATAGCCTATCAGAACGACGATACGCTGCTGCTGCCGGTCGAAAATCTCGATATGATCGACCGTTACATAGCGGAAGGGGGATCTCTTCCGGTACTGGACAGGCTTGGCAAAGGGAGTTTCGGCAGGCTCAAGGCGAAGGTGAAAGAGAGGCTCTTCGCCATAGCATCCGAGATCATAAACATGTCGGCGAAGAGGATGTTGATAGAGGGTGCCGTGATAGATACGGAGGTGCCGGAGATAGTTGAGTTTCAGCGTGCGGCGGGCTTCGAGTACACCCCCGATCAGACAAAGGCGGTGGAGGAGATATTCGCCGACCTCTCTTCGGGCCGTGTGATGGACAGGCTTTTGAGCGGAGATGTGGGCTTCGGAAAGACAGAGGTGGCGATGAACGCTATTCTGGCCGTGGTGAAGTCCGGTTACCAGTGCGCATTCGTCGTACCAACTACACTCCTGAGCGCGCAGCACTTCAAGAGTGTCAGCGAGAGGCTGAAGCCTTTCGGTCTGCGAATAGCGAAACTGGACCGCTTCACGAGCGCTAAAGAGAAGCGGCAGATCCTGCAGGAGCTGGAGAGCGGTGATCTCGATCTCGTCATAGGTACACACGCACTTTTGGGGGCGAAGTTCAAGAGGCTGGGGTTCGTCATCATAGACGAGGAGCATAAGTTCGGAGTCAAACAGAAGGAGGCACTGAAGCAGATGAGTGCCGATGTGCACCTTCTTAGCATGAGCGCCACGCCGATACCCAGAAGCCTCAATATGGCGCTGAGCAAAATCAAAGGGTACAGTGAACTGCGCACCCCTCCAACCGAGAGAAAGGGTGTGAGGACATTCGTCAAAAGCTTCGACGAGACGGTCGTAAAAGAGGCGGTGATGCGGGAGTTGCGCAGGGGAGGGCAGCTCTTCTATGTATACAATTCAATCGCCGGAATCGAGAGCAAAAAAGATGAACTGCTGGAGATCCTGCCCGATCTGCGAATAGCCGTTCTGCACTCGAAGATAACCGCGGCACAGACGGAAAAGGAGATGCTACGTTTTGAAGCGGGCGAGTACGATCTGCTTCTTAGCACATCGATCATAGAGTCTGGTATACATATGCCGCGCGTCAATACGATGATAGTGGACGGAGCTGACCGCTTCGGAATGGCAGATCTGCACCAGCTTCGCGGAAGGGTGGGGCGCGGAAAGGTCGAGGGGTACTGCTACTTCCTGGTGGAGAACAAAGATGCGCTGACTGATCAGGCCAAAAGGCGCCTGATAGCCCTGGAGTCCAACTCGTTCCTCGGCAGCGGAGCGGTACTTGCGTACCACGATCTCGAAATAAGAGGAGGCGGCAACCTGATAGGGGAGAGCCAGAGCGGGCATATAAAACAGATCGGATACGCCCTCTACCTGAGGATGCTGGAGGATGCGATAAGGGTTTTGAGCAGTGAAGCTGCACCGGAGCGCAAAAGTGTCGATATTAAACTATCTATCACTGCGTACATATCGGAAGAGCTCGTTCCGCATGAGCGTGTGAGGCTTGAGCTCTACAGGCGTCTCAGCGGGCTATCCGATACGCACGACGTAGTGGAGATTGAGCAGGAGATAGAGGACCGGTTCGGGCGACCAGACCTTCCTACGAGACAGTTTCTCGATCTTGTCACCATAAAGATACTGGCGGCGAAAAGAGGAGTCGAACGTATCAGCAACTATAACGAAAACATCACGGTACAGTATAATGAGGAGAACAAAACTCTGCTGAAAGCACGAAGCAGGGATGACGACGACCTCATATCGACCGTGTTGGAGTATCTAAGGAGCAACAGGAAATGA
- a CDS encoding peptidase M23B — translation MKHKILITVTDTRGFRQFTLGQIFKRLLIGLFSLFLLGAAATYVYVKWLENAYEEAKLRQKVLEHEISVLNGMVEERQEALARLGDRLSDLEIFVGEKPGKDFSASARIRNVTLSAAQLALLFSMVPSGAPLPMNGVTSAFGWRKHPIKGSREFHSGIDLRAKNGRPVWTTANGVVEYAGYHKRSGYGNLVIVDHGFGFKTYYGHLKKVNVRTGDTLIKGDLVGLSGNSGLSTAPHLHYEIRFLTRPLNPYPFLKWKRESYSSIFKKVKKVPWESFIALISQMAAQAIPPSSPREQESKAPSSARGESISTERSKETSKPKATSS, via the coding sequence ATGAAACATAAGATACTGATCACTGTTACCGACACAAGGGGCTTCAGGCAGTTTACACTCGGGCAGATATTCAAACGGCTGCTTATCGGATTATTCTCCCTCTTTCTTTTGGGTGCGGCGGCAACCTACGTCTATGTGAAGTGGTTGGAAAACGCCTATGAAGAGGCAAAGCTTAGACAGAAGGTTCTGGAGCATGAGATCTCCGTATTGAACGGCATGGTTGAAGAGCGCCAGGAGGCTCTTGCACGTCTCGGTGACCGCCTGAGCGATCTAGAAATTTTCGTAGGGGAGAAGCCCGGAAAGGATTTCTCCGCCTCGGCCAGGATCCGGAACGTCACCCTTTCGGCGGCCCAGCTTGCGCTTCTTTTCTCCATGGTGCCGAGCGGGGCACCGCTTCCCATGAATGGTGTTACAAGCGCGTTCGGCTGGAGAAAACACCCGATAAAGGGAAGCAGAGAGTTTCACTCAGGAATCGACCTGAGGGCCAAGAACGGCAGGCCTGTCTGGACTACGGCCAACGGAGTCGTCGAGTATGCCGGCTACCACAAGAGGAGCGGCTACGGAAACCTGGTCATAGTAGACCACGGTTTCGGTTTCAAAACCTACTACGGCCACCTCAAAAAGGTGAACGTGCGTACAGGTGATACACTTATAAAAGGGGACCTGGTAGGACTCAGCGGAAACAGCGGTCTCAGTACCGCTCCGCATCTGCACTATGAAATCCGCTTTTTGACCCGGCCGCTCAACCCCTATCCGTTTCTGAAGTGGAAAAGAGAGAGCTACAGCTCGATATTCAAAAAGGTAAAGAAGGTACCATGGGAATCTTTCATAGCACTGATAAGTCAGATGGCGGCCCAGGCGATACCGCCGTCATCGCCCCGGGAACAAGAGTCGAAGGCTCCATCTTCAGCTCGGGGGGAGTCCATATCGACGGAGAGGTCGAAGGAGACGTCAAAGCCGAAAGCTACGTCATCGTGA